In Deltaproteobacteria bacterium, a single window of DNA contains:
- a CDS encoding dTDP-4-dehydrorhamnose 3,5-epimerase family protein produces MIEGVIVRSLAKHSDSRGWLSEFFRADELDASLMPVMSYMSMTKPGVARGPHEHIHQTDLFCFVGPSTFKIYLWDNRKGSKTHGEKMTLTAGEGEPKAVIVPPGVVHAYKNVGTMDGLAFNGPNKLYKGPGKTEDVDEIRHEDIKDSPYLLD; encoded by the coding sequence ATGATCGAGGGCGTAATAGTGCGAAGCCTTGCAAAGCATTCCGATAGCAGGGGCTGGCTTTCCGAATTCTTCAGGGCCGATGAATTGGACGCTTCCCTTATGCCTGTGATGAGCTATATGTCCATGACAAAACCCGGAGTTGCAAGGGGGCCGCACGAGCATATCCACCAGACCGATTTATTCTGCTTTGTCGGGCCATCTACCTTTAAGATATACCTTTGGGACAATAGAAAAGGCTCAAAGACCCACGGCGAGAAGATGACGCTTACAGCCGGTGAGGGTGAGCCGAAGGCCGTAATAGTACCTCCGGGTGTTGTTCATGCGTATAAGAACGTCGGCACTATGGACGGTCTTGCTTTTAACGGCCCTAATAAGCTCTACAAAGGCCCTGGCAAGACTGAAGATGTCGACGAAATACGTCATGAGGATATTAAGGATTCGCCGTATCTCCTTGATTAA
- a CDS encoding sugar phosphate nucleotidyltransferase, translated as MKGIILAGGLGSRLSPLTRVTNKHLLPIYNAPMIYYPIQCLVNAGIKDIMIVTGGNSAGDFLKLLGNGKEFGLKHLNYTYQEGEGGIAEALGLCEHFADGEKICVVLGDNIIENNIVHSVAAFDKQKDGAMILLKKVHDPQRFGVPTIDGKSIVSITEKPKDPASDYAVIGIYMYDNTVFDIIKTLKPSNRGELEITDVNNAYIKTKNLTWSELDGWWTDAGTFESLYHANRLVAEGGANKV; from the coding sequence TTGAAGGGAATAATACTCGCAGGCGGGCTTGGCTCGCGGCTATCGCCGCTTACACGCGTCACAAATAAGCACCTTTTGCCAATCTACAACGCGCCGATGATTTACTATCCCATTCAGTGCCTTGTAAACGCCGGCATAAAGGACATCATGATAGTCACAGGCGGCAATAGCGCCGGAGATTTTCTAAAGCTCCTTGGAAACGGCAAGGAGTTTGGCCTAAAGCACCTTAACTACACCTATCAGGAGGGCGAGGGCGGTATAGCCGAGGCCCTTGGCCTTTGCGAGCACTTTGCGGATGGCGAAAAGATATGCGTTGTGCTGGGCGATAATATAATAGAGAATAACATAGTCCACTCAGTAGCTGCCTTTGATAAGCAGAAGGACGGCGCAATGATACTTCTAAAGAAGGTTCACGACCCGCAGCGCTTTGGCGTGCCGACAATAGACGGCAAAAGCATCGTATCCATAACCGAAAAGCCAAAGGACCCCGCGTCAGACTATGCGGTGATAGGCATCTACATGTACGACAACACGGTTTTCGACATTATCAAGACCCTTAAGCCATCGAACAGGGGCGAACTCGAAATCACGGACGTCAATAACGCCTACATAAAGACCAAAAACCTCACCTGGAGCGAGCTTGACGGCTGGTGGACGGATGCCGGAACCTTCGAGTCGCTCTATCACGCGAACCGCCTGGTTGCAGAGGGCGGCGCCAATAAGGTATAA
- the rfbD gene encoding dTDP-4-dehydrorhamnose reductase, with the protein MKVLLTGSGGMLAEDLRPVFKAKGHDVIVVRKDAVDITHKMAVDLAVRAAAPDVLINCAAYTKVDRAEDDEALAMKVNGEAPGILAETCRKAGVKLVHYSTDFVFDGSKSTPYTEEDVVNPISVYGKSKLEGERRIIASGCEYLIIRTAWLFGHTGVNFPKRIVTLAGERDELNIVYDQTGTPTYTVDLAEATLNLLGKKASGIFNFTNDGIASWYDFAYLTLELERNKGRALKLNRVNPILTAGYKTPAARPPYSVLDKAKYRNITGAAIPHWTDALKRFVDREWEGK; encoded by the coding sequence ATGAAGGTTCTTCTCACAGGCTCGGGCGGCATGCTTGCCGAGGACTTGCGCCCGGTGTTCAAGGCAAAGGGCCACGACGTCATCGTCGTCAGAAAAGACGCCGTGGATATCACGCACAAGATGGCCGTTGACCTGGCCGTAAGGGCAGCGGCTCCGGACGTGCTCATCAACTGCGCTGCATATACAAAGGTCGACAGGGCCGAGGACGATGAAGCCCTTGCCATGAAGGTAAACGGCGAGGCCCCGGGCATACTCGCCGAGACGTGCAGGAAGGCAGGGGTAAAGCTCGTGCATTACTCGACGGACTTTGTTTTTGACGGCTCTAAGTCTACGCCATACACCGAAGAGGATGTGGTAAACCCGATTTCAGTCTACGGTAAAAGCAAGCTTGAAGGCGAAAGGCGCATAATCGCCTCTGGCTGCGAATATCTGATAATACGCACGGCGTGGCTCTTCGGGCATACAGGCGTTAACTTTCCAAAGCGCATCGTAACGCTCGCGGGCGAGAGAGATGAGCTTAATATCGTATACGACCAGACCGGAACTCCGACATATACCGTGGATTTGGCAGAGGCAACACTTAACCTGCTCGGAAAAAAGGCGTCTGGAATATTTAACTTCACGAACGACGGAATAGCCAGCTGGTACGACTTCGCGTATCTGACGCTCGAACTCGAGAGGAATAAGGGCCGCGCCTTGAAGCTAAACAGGGTAAACCCCATACTCACTGCAGGGTACAAGACCCCGGCAGCGAGGCCGCCGTACTCGGTGCTGGATAAGGCAAAGTACAGGAATATTACCGGAGCTGCTATACCGCACTGGACAGACGCGTTAAAGAGGTTCGTTGACAGGGAGTGGGAGGGTAAATGA
- the rfbB gene encoding dTDP-glucose 4,6-dehydratase, whose amino-acid sequence MSNIIITGGAGFIGSCLVRWMVKSYPNYKIIVVDKLTYAGNLENLKDVESASNYAFEKGDITDRGFVEAVFKKHAVDGVMHLAAESHVDRSIMGPEEFLRTNILGTFTLLDAARHAWKDSQGRNMFLNVSTDEVYGSLGEIGAFTEKSQYAPNSPYSASKASADHLVRAYYKTYGLNALTTNCSNNYGPYQFPEKLIPVVILNAIEGKPIPVYGEGKNVRDWLHVEDHAAAIDLVFHKGRAGEVYNIGSDNEWKNIDIVMLICRILDELRPASKPHDRLIKFVTDRPGHDLRYAIDPAKVTNELGWRPLIKFEDGLRSTVKWYLDNLDWCSRVRSGEYAAYYEKNYSGR is encoded by the coding sequence ATGTCCAATATAATTATAACAGGCGGAGCAGGGTTCATAGGCAGCTGTCTTGTAAGGTGGATGGTTAAATCGTATCCGAATTATAAGATAATAGTCGTTGATAAGCTCACCTATGCCGGCAATCTGGAAAACCTTAAGGATGTCGAGAGTGCGTCGAACTACGCATTTGAAAAGGGCGATATAACGGACAGGGGCTTTGTCGAGGCTGTATTTAAAAAGCACGCTGTTGACGGCGTCATGCACCTTGCCGCAGAGAGCCATGTCGACCGTTCCATAATGGGGCCCGAAGAGTTTTTGAGGACAAACATACTCGGCACCTTCACGCTCCTTGACGCGGCGCGTCATGCGTGGAAGGACTCCCAAGGCAGGAATATGTTTTTAAACGTATCGACCGACGAGGTCTATGGCTCGCTTGGTGAGATTGGCGCGTTCACTGAAAAATCACAGTACGCACCGAACAGCCCGTACTCGGCATCAAAGGCCTCGGCAGACCACCTTGTCAGGGCGTATTACAAGACATACGGCTTAAATGCGCTTACAACTAATTGCTCGAATAATTACGGTCCGTATCAGTTCCCTGAAAAGCTCATTCCCGTCGTAATATTGAATGCCATAGAGGGTAAGCCCATCCCCGTTTACGGCGAGGGGAAAAACGTAAGGGACTGGCTGCATGTCGAAGACCACGCGGCTGCCATAGACCTCGTGTTCCATAAAGGCAGGGCCGGAGAGGTCTATAACATAGGCTCCGATAACGAGTGGAAGAATATCGACATCGTCATGCTGATATGCAGGATACTCGACGAGCTAAGGCCTGCTTCCAAGCCACATGACAGGCTTATAAAGTTCGTTACCGACCGCCCGGGGCACGATTTGCGCTACGCAATAGACCCGGCAAAGGTTACAAACGAGCTTGGCTGGAGGCCTCTTATAAAGTTCGAGGACGGGCTAAGGTCTACCGTGAAGTGGTATCTCGACAACCTCGATTGGTGCAGCCGCGTAAGAAGCGGCGAGTACGCTGCGTACTACGAAAAGAACTATTCGGGCAGGTAG
- a CDS encoding septation protein SpoVG family protein, giving the protein MNITEVKVLPVDGDERLKAYVTLKLGGCFIVRDVKVINGNTGLFVAMPAKKMKDGTYRDLFHPLDKPTREAVESMVLGEYQKALASPESYTRISARNVMAAFA; this is encoded by the coding sequence ATGAACATTACTGAGGTCAAGGTATTACCGGTGGACGGGGACGAGAGGTTGAAGGCGTATGTAACGCTAAAGCTTGGCGGATGCTTTATCGTTCGCGATGTGAAGGTGATAAACGGCAACACCGGGCTGTTTGTCGCCATGCCGGCAAAGAAGATGAAGGACGGCACGTATAGGGATTTATTCCATCCGCTCGATAAGCCCACGAGGGAGGCTGTCGAGTCAATGGTGCTTGGCGAGTACCAAAAGGCGCTTGCCTCGCCGGAGTCGTATACAAGGATATCGGCTCGAAACGTCATGGCGGCGTTCGCGTAG